The Streptomyces sp. DH-12 genome has a window encoding:
- a CDS encoding cytochrome P450, with amino-acid sequence MAETTARAAVPKGFRSAEQGWPALHRIPHPPHRLPLLGDVLGAGRRTPVQDTVRIARRLGPIFRRRAFGREFVFTWGPRLVADLADESRFAKHVGLGVANLRPLAGDGLFTAHNHEPNWQLAHDVLAPGFSREAMAGYHPMMLSVAARLTEHWDRAAADGRWVDVPGDMTKLTLETIARTGFGHDFGSFERSRPHPFVTAMVGTLSHAQRLNNVPPPLAPLLLRRANRRNAEDIARLGRIVDEVVRRRRADGHADGDLLDRMLETAHPRTGERLSPENVRRQVITFLVAGHETTSGALSFALHHLSLHPDVADRARAEVDRVWGDTDAPAYEQVARLRHVRRVLDESLRLWPTAPAYSREATRDTVLADEHPMRRGAWTMVLVPMLHRDPEVWGTDADAFDPDRFEPQAVRSRPPHTYKPFGTGARACIGRQFALHEATLVLGLLLRRYDLRPDPGYRLRVTERLTFMPEGLRLRPVRRRAPHPDIPAQRTDSGAAPRGSGGPAD; translated from the coding sequence CCGCTGTGCCGAAAGGGTTCCGCAGCGCGGAGCAGGGCTGGCCCGCACTGCACCGCATACCGCATCCGCCGCACCGGCTGCCGCTGCTCGGCGACGTCCTCGGGGCGGGCAGACGCACGCCCGTGCAGGACACGGTGCGGATCGCCCGGCGGCTGGGGCCGATCTTCCGGCGCCGGGCCTTCGGCAGGGAGTTCGTGTTCACGTGGGGCCCCCGGCTGGTGGCCGACCTGGCCGACGAGTCGCGGTTCGCCAAACACGTGGGGCTGGGCGTGGCCAACCTGCGCCCGCTCGCGGGCGACGGGCTGTTCACCGCCCACAACCACGAGCCCAACTGGCAGCTCGCGCACGACGTGCTGGCGCCCGGGTTCAGCCGCGAGGCCATGGCCGGCTACCACCCGATGATGCTGTCGGTGGCCGCGCGCCTCACCGAGCACTGGGACCGCGCGGCGGCGGACGGGCGGTGGGTGGACGTGCCCGGCGACATGACCAAGCTGACGCTGGAGACGATCGCCCGCACCGGGTTCGGGCACGACTTCGGCTCCTTCGAACGGTCCCGTCCGCACCCCTTCGTCACCGCGATGGTCGGCACCCTCTCCCACGCGCAGCGGCTGAACAACGTGCCGCCGCCGCTGGCCCCGCTGCTGCTGCGACGGGCGAACCGGCGCAACGCCGAGGACATCGCGCGGCTCGGCCGCATCGTCGACGAGGTGGTCCGCCGCCGGCGCGCGGACGGGCACGCGGACGGCGACCTGCTGGACCGGATGCTGGAGACCGCGCACCCGCGCACCGGGGAGCGCCTGTCGCCGGAGAACGTGCGCCGGCAGGTCATCACCTTCCTGGTCGCCGGGCACGAGACCACCTCGGGCGCGCTGTCCTTCGCGCTGCACCACCTGTCCCTCCACCCGGACGTGGCGGACCGCGCCCGCGCCGAGGTGGACCGCGTCTGGGGCGACACGGACGCGCCCGCCTACGAACAGGTCGCCCGGCTCCGCCACGTCCGCCGCGTCCTCGACGAGTCGCTGCGGCTGTGGCCGACCGCGCCGGCGTACTCACGGGAGGCGACGCGGGACACGGTGCTGGCGGACGAGCACCCGATGCGGCGCGGGGCGTGGACGATGGTGCTCGTCCCGATGCTGCACCGCGACCCCGAGGTCTGGGGCACGGACGCCGACGCCTTCGACCCGGACCGCTTCGAGCCGCAGGCGGTACGGTCCCGGCCGCCCCACACCTACAAGCCGTTCGGCACGGGCGCCCGCGCCTGCATCGGCCGCCAGTTCGCCCTGCACGAGGCGACCCTGGTCCTGGGCCTCCTCCTCCGCCGCTACGACCTGCGCCCCGACCCCGGGTACCGCCTCCGCGTGACGGAACGGCTCACGTTCATGCCGGAGGGGCTGCGGCTGCGCCCGGTACGACGCCGTGCGCCGCACCCGGACATTCCGGCGCAGCGGACGGACAGCGGGGCGGCGCCCCGGGGCAGCGGCGGCCCAGCCGACTGA
- the sigJ gene encoding RNA polymerase sigma factor SigJ — protein sequence MSVVGGDEERLARSFEEHRAHLEAVAYRMLGSLAEAEDAVQEAWLRLGRVDPAEIDNLGGWLTTVTGRICLDLLRSRTARREQPMDDTFVPDPVIRPLSRVDPEQEALEADSVGIALLVVLESLDPDERLAFVLHDMFAVPFDDIAPAVERSPAATRQLASRARRRVRDSAPPSDPDAGRQRQALDAFRAAARTGDFEALLAVLHPDVVLRADAGALVQGVAGSKRLQGARRVAESAMLFARYDATARMVLVNGAPGLVSVAGGRARSVLTATVRDGRITALYILADPDRLAGVVLPDEGE from the coding sequence GTGAGCGTCGTGGGGGGAGACGAGGAACGGCTCGCGCGGAGCTTCGAGGAGCACCGCGCCCACCTCGAGGCGGTCGCCTACCGCATGCTCGGCTCGCTCGCCGAGGCGGAGGACGCGGTGCAGGAGGCGTGGCTGCGGCTGGGCCGGGTGGATCCCGCCGAGATCGACAACCTCGGCGGCTGGCTCACCACCGTGACCGGCAGGATCTGCCTGGACCTGCTGCGCTCGCGCACCGCCCGCCGGGAGCAGCCGATGGACGACACGTTCGTCCCCGACCCGGTGATCCGGCCGCTGTCCCGGGTGGACCCGGAGCAGGAGGCGCTCGAGGCCGACTCGGTGGGCATCGCCCTGCTGGTCGTCCTGGAGAGCCTCGACCCCGACGAGCGGCTGGCGTTCGTGCTGCACGACATGTTCGCCGTGCCCTTCGACGACATCGCACCGGCGGTGGAGCGGTCGCCGGCCGCGACGCGGCAGCTCGCCAGCAGGGCCCGGCGCCGGGTCCGCGACTCCGCCCCGCCGTCCGACCCCGACGCGGGGCGGCAGCGGCAGGCCCTCGACGCCTTCCGCGCCGCCGCGCGCACCGGGGACTTCGAGGCGCTGCTCGCCGTGCTCCACCCGGACGTGGTGCTGCGCGCGGACGCGGGCGCGCTGGTCCAGGGCGTGGCCGGCTCGAAGCGGCTCCAGGGCGCGCGGCGCGTGGCCGAGTCGGCGATGCTGTTCGCCCGCTACGACGCGACCGCCCGCATGGTCCTGGTCAACGGCGCCCCCGGCCTGGTCAGCGTGGCCGGCGGCCGGGCCCGCTCGGTCCTGACGGCCACCGTCCGGGACGGCCGCATCACCGCCCTCTACATCCTGGCGGACCCGGACCGGCTGGCGGGGGTGGTGCTGCCGGACGAGGGGGAGTGA
- a CDS encoding PIG-L deacetylase family protein: MTEPTISQLQPMPDDWQRALAVVAHPDDLEYGCAAAIAAWTDAGRELSYLLATRGEAGIDTLEPARCGPLREREQRASAAVVGVSEVVFLDHADGVIEYGPALRRDIAAAIRRYRPELVITLNHRDTWGGHTWNTPDHAAVGRATLDAAGDAGNRWIFPELTEQGLEPWDGVRWVAVAGSDTPTHAVDATDGLERAVRSLLEHRTYIEALTDEDPETYARTLLTGFAEEAGKRFGNRPAVAFELFPR, translated from the coding sequence ATGACCGAGCCGACGATCAGTCAACTCCAGCCCATGCCCGACGACTGGCAGCGCGCTCTGGCCGTGGTCGCCCACCCGGACGACCTGGAGTACGGCTGCGCGGCGGCCATCGCCGCCTGGACCGACGCCGGGCGCGAGCTCTCCTACCTGCTGGCGACCCGCGGCGAGGCCGGCATCGACACCCTGGAGCCGGCGCGGTGCGGGCCGCTGCGCGAGCGCGAGCAGCGGGCGAGCGCGGCCGTGGTGGGCGTGTCCGAGGTCGTCTTCCTGGACCACGCGGACGGCGTGATCGAGTACGGTCCTGCCCTGCGCCGGGACATCGCGGCGGCGATCCGCCGGTACCGCCCCGAGCTGGTCATCACGTTGAACCACCGGGACACCTGGGGCGGTCACACCTGGAACACCCCCGACCACGCGGCCGTCGGCCGGGCCACGCTCGACGCGGCCGGGGACGCGGGCAACCGCTGGATCTTCCCCGAGCTGACCGAGCAGGGGCTCGAGCCCTGGGACGGTGTGCGCTGGGTCGCGGTCGCCGGTTCCGACACGCCCACCCACGCGGTGGACGCGACCGACGGACTGGAGCGGGCGGTGCGCTCCCTGCTGGAGCACCGCACCTACATCGAGGCGCTCACCGACGAGGACCCGGAGACGTACGCGCGCACGCTGCTGACCGGCTTCGCCGAGGAGGCCGGGAAGCGGTTCGGCAACCGTCCGGCGGTCGCCTTCGAGCTGTTCCCCCGGTGA
- a CDS encoding alpha/beta fold hydrolase, whose translation MTATYRQPGVVLTDRRFTVPLDHDNPSGETIELYAREVVASEKADRDLPWLLYLQGGPGFGANRFVGKQAWLGRALEDHRVLLLDQRGTGSSTPANRQTLPLRGGPAEQADYLTHFRSDSIVRDCEAIRPQVTGGAPWTVLGQSFGGFCTVAYLSLAPEGLDTALITGGLPSLDAHADDVYRAAYPRIERKVAAHYARYPQDVERARRIADHLLTHDVVLPNGYRFTVEAFQSLGQMLGSGDGSHRLHHLLEDAFVPTPAGPALSDAFQEQAQALLSFAGHPLYALVHEAIYAQDARPTAWSAERVRAEFPRFDAAKALAGDEPLLFTGETIHPWMFDCDPALRPLRETAELLAARTDWTPLYDPARLAANEVPVAAAVYHDDMYVDTAHSLATARAVRGLRTWVTDEFEHDGVRTGGPRVLDRLLALARDEV comes from the coding sequence TTGACCGCCACCTACCGCCAGCCCGGAGTGGTCCTCACCGACCGCCGGTTCACCGTGCCCCTCGATCACGACAACCCCTCGGGCGAGACGATCGAGCTGTACGCGCGCGAGGTCGTCGCGAGCGAGAAGGCGGACCGGGACCTGCCCTGGCTGCTCTACCTCCAGGGCGGCCCCGGCTTCGGGGCGAACCGTTTCGTCGGAAAGCAGGCCTGGCTCGGCCGCGCCCTGGAGGACCACCGGGTGCTGCTCCTCGACCAGCGCGGCACCGGCAGCTCGACCCCCGCCAACCGGCAGACGCTCCCGCTGCGCGGCGGCCCCGCCGAGCAGGCCGACTACCTCACGCACTTCCGCTCCGACTCGATCGTGCGGGACTGCGAGGCCATCCGCCCCCAGGTGACCGGCGGCGCCCCGTGGACGGTCCTCGGCCAGAGCTTCGGCGGCTTCTGCACCGTCGCCTACCTCTCCCTGGCCCCCGAGGGCCTGGACACCGCCCTGATCACCGGCGGCCTGCCCTCCCTCGACGCGCACGCCGACGACGTCTACCGGGCCGCCTACCCGCGCATCGAGCGCAAGGTCGCCGCCCACTACGCCCGCTACCCGCAGGACGTCGAGCGCGCCCGCCGCATCGCCGACCACCTCCTCACCCACGACGTGGTCCTGCCGAACGGCTACCGGTTCACCGTCGAGGCGTTCCAGTCCCTCGGACAGATGCTCGGCAGCGGCGACGGCAGCCACCGCCTGCACCACCTCCTCGAGGACGCCTTCGTCCCCACCCCGGCCGGCCCCGCCCTCTCCGACGCCTTCCAGGAGCAGGCGCAGGCCCTGCTCTCGTTCGCCGGGCACCCCCTCTACGCACTGGTCCACGAGGCGATCTACGCCCAGGACGCCCGCCCCACCGCCTGGTCCGCCGAACGCGTCCGCGCCGAGTTCCCGCGGTTCGACGCGGCCAAGGCGCTCGCCGGCGACGAACCCCTGCTGTTCACCGGGGAGACCATCCACCCCTGGATGTTCGACTGCGACCCGGCGCTGCGCCCGCTGCGCGAGACCGCCGAACTGCTCGCCGCGCGCACCGACTGGACCCCGCTGTACGACCCGGCCCGCCTGGCCGCCAACGAGGTCCCGGTCGCGGCGGCCGTCTACCACGACGACATGTACGTCGACACCGCGCACTCCCTGGCCACCGCCCGCGCCGTCCGCGGCCTGCGCACCTGGGTGACCGACGAGTTCGAGCACGACGGCGTCCGCACCGGCGGCCCCCGCGTCCTGGACCGCCTGCTCGCCCTCGCCCGCGACGAGGTCTGA
- a CDS encoding LacI family DNA-binding transcriptional regulator, whose translation MAQSVGIKDVARVAGVSVGTVSNVINRPDTVAAGTRARVLSAIDRLGYVRSESARQLRAGRSRIMGLLVLDMGNPFFVDVARGAERAARAAGLGVMVCNSAQSPSEEAEYLSLFAEQRVRGVLLTPADATGRTIEAFRRHGIPFVLVDRVAEGTTECSVSVDDVAGGALAVRHLVDAGHRSLAYVSGPPGLHQVRDRRTGALNALAEAGLGPDSLHELPTERLDVAAGRDAGARLLGLARRPTAVFCANDLLALGVLQAMYAAGVGVPDDLAIVGYDDIEFAAAAAVPLTSVRQPAVTMGALAAELLLEETETTDTPHEHRRVVLAPELVVRRSSLSAR comes from the coding sequence ATGGCCCAGTCGGTGGGTATCAAGGACGTCGCCCGCGTCGCCGGAGTCTCCGTCGGCACCGTCTCCAATGTGATCAACCGCCCGGACACGGTCGCCGCCGGGACCCGGGCCCGGGTGCTGTCCGCCATCGACCGGCTCGGCTACGTCCGCAGCGAGTCCGCCCGCCAGCTGCGCGCCGGCCGCAGCCGCATCATGGGCCTGCTCGTCCTCGACATGGGCAACCCCTTCTTCGTCGACGTGGCGCGCGGCGCCGAGCGGGCCGCGCGCGCGGCCGGCCTCGGCGTCATGGTCTGCAACAGCGCCCAGAGCCCCAGCGAGGAGGCCGAGTACCTGTCGCTCTTCGCCGAGCAGCGGGTGCGGGGCGTGCTCCTCACCCCCGCCGACGCCACCGGCCGCACCATCGAGGCGTTCCGCCGGCACGGCATCCCGTTCGTCCTGGTCGACCGGGTCGCCGAGGGCACCACCGAGTGCTCGGTCTCCGTCGACGACGTGGCCGGCGGCGCCCTGGCCGTGCGGCACCTGGTCGACGCCGGGCACCGCTCCCTCGCGTACGTCAGCGGCCCGCCCGGACTCCATCAGGTCAGGGACCGCCGCACCGGCGCGCTGAACGCCCTCGCCGAGGCCGGGCTCGGCCCCGACAGCCTGCACGAGCTGCCCACCGAACGGCTCGACGTGGCCGCCGGACGCGACGCGGGCGCCCGGCTCCTCGGCCTGGCCCGCCGCCCCACCGCCGTGTTCTGCGCGAACGACCTGCTCGCCCTCGGCGTGCTCCAGGCGATGTACGCGGCCGGCGTCGGCGTCCCCGACGACCTGGCCATCGTCGGCTACGACGACATCGAGTTCGCCGCCGCGGCGGCCGTGCCGCTCACCTCCGTGCGGCAGCCCGCCGTCACCATGGGGGCGCTGGCGGCCGAACTGCTGCTGGAGGAGACCGAGACCACGGACACCCCGCACGAGCACCGCCGGGTCGTGCTCGCCCCGGAACTGGTGGTGCGGCGCTCCAGCCTGTCGGCGCGCTGA
- a CDS encoding L-rhamnose mutarotase, producing the protein MRRVCFLLKVRQDRIDEYRARHAAVWPEMREALSATGWHNYSLFLRDDGLLVGYLETDDFEAAKAGMAATGVNARWQAEMAPFFESLDGSRPDEAMTPLTEVFHLD; encoded by the coding sequence GTGCGACGCGTCTGTTTCCTGCTCAAGGTCCGCCAGGACCGCATCGACGAGTACCGCGCACGCCATGCCGCCGTGTGGCCCGAGATGCGCGAGGCGCTCTCGGCCACCGGCTGGCACAACTACTCCCTGTTCCTGCGCGACGACGGCCTCCTCGTCGGCTACCTGGAGACCGACGACTTCGAGGCGGCGAAGGCCGGCATGGCGGCCACCGGGGTCAACGCCCGCTGGCAGGCCGAGATGGCGCCCTTCTTCGAGTCCCTCGACGGCTCCCGGCCCGACGAGGCGATGACCCCGCTCACCGAGGTCTTCCACCTCGACTGA
- the rhaS gene encoding rhamnose ABC transporter substrate-binding protein — protein MRKASLRRTCAALAAVTSLALAATACGGTTKEDVENEGGAAASAGKADPDAATKKGLTVGFLPKQVNNPYFTTADKGGEKAVKELGSTFKEVGPTSATDTAGQVSYVNTLTQQQVDAMAVSAQDPGALCTALKQAMKNGIKVVTYDSDTTPSCRNAFVSQASAEDLGRTEVQLLAEQIGYKGEIAILSAAQTATNQNTWIEFMKDELEDPKYKDMKLVEVAYGNDDAQQSFQQTQGLLQEHPNLKGIISPTTVGIKAAAQYLSGSTYKGKVKLTGLGTPNDMRQYVKNGTVEAFELWDPAKLGELAARTAVALASGQITGKEGEPFTAGAMGEYTIGEDGVINLGKPTVFNADNIDQFDF, from the coding sequence ATGCGCAAGGCATCCCTCCGCCGTACCTGCGCGGCGCTCGCCGCCGTCACCTCCCTCGCCCTGGCCGCCACCGCCTGCGGCGGCACCACCAAGGAGGACGTCGAGAACGAGGGCGGCGCCGCCGCCTCCGCCGGCAAGGCCGACCCGGACGCCGCGACCAAGAAGGGCCTGACCGTCGGCTTCCTGCCCAAGCAGGTCAACAACCCGTACTTCACCACCGCCGACAAGGGCGGCGAGAAGGCCGTCAAGGAACTCGGCTCCACCTTCAAGGAGGTCGGCCCCACCAGCGCCACCGACACCGCAGGCCAGGTGTCCTACGTCAACACGCTCACCCAGCAGCAGGTCGACGCGATGGCCGTCTCCGCGCAGGACCCCGGTGCCCTGTGCACCGCGCTCAAGCAGGCCATGAAGAACGGCATCAAGGTCGTCACCTACGACTCCGACACCACCCCCAGCTGCCGCAACGCCTTCGTCTCCCAGGCGTCCGCCGAGGACCTCGGCCGCACCGAGGTGCAGCTGCTCGCCGAACAGATCGGCTACAAGGGCGAGATCGCGATCCTGTCCGCCGCGCAGACCGCGACCAACCAGAACACCTGGATCGAGTTCATGAAGGACGAGCTCGAGGACCCCAAGTACAAGGACATGAAGCTGGTCGAGGTCGCCTACGGCAACGACGACGCCCAGCAGTCGTTCCAGCAGACCCAGGGTCTGCTCCAGGAGCACCCGAACCTGAAGGGGATCATCTCCCCGACCACCGTCGGCATCAAGGCCGCCGCCCAGTACCTGTCCGGCTCCACGTACAAGGGCAAGGTCAAGCTGACCGGCCTCGGCACCCCCAACGACATGCGCCAGTACGTCAAGAACGGCACCGTCGAGGCGTTCGAGCTCTGGGACCCGGCCAAGCTCGGCGAGCTGGCCGCCCGTACCGCCGTCGCCCTGGCCTCCGGCCAGATCACCGGCAAGGAGGGCGAGCCCTTCACGGCCGGCGCGATGGGCGAGTACACCATCGGCGAGGACGGCGTGATCAACCTCGGCAAGCCCACCGTCTTCAACGCCGACAACATCGACCAGTTCGACTTCTGA
- a CDS encoding ABC transporter permease yields the protein MPESLTRAVRWDTVVGALLVVVLLLSFTTVDGFGNALNLSFLIGNTLPIALIALPMTLLVVSGEIDLSVASTAGLSGAVMGALWNQGMAIEAIIPICLVIGAVCGLINGLLVTRLGLPSLAVTIGTLAAYRGIAQIVLGSDAVTDFPTQYLDFAAGRIGDTFVPYALLPFLVLLAIAVVALHATPFGRSLFAIGASEEAARFAGIRVKRQKLILFTLTGLMASLTGVFWALHYASARYDNATGLELSVVAAVLLGGIDFDGGKGTLGGAIAGVFLLGALQNVMSLQDVSAQSQIVVTGVLLVLSVLGPRVARQIAVARAGRRSAAAPPASKAPTPTP from the coding sequence ATGCCTGAGTCCCTGACGCGCGCCGTCCGCTGGGACACCGTGGTCGGCGCCCTGCTCGTGGTCGTCCTGCTGCTGTCGTTCACCACCGTCGACGGCTTCGGCAACGCCCTCAACCTGTCGTTCCTCATCGGCAACACCCTGCCGATCGCGCTGATCGCCCTCCCCATGACGCTGCTCGTGGTGTCCGGCGAGATCGACCTGTCCGTGGCGTCCACGGCCGGCCTGTCCGGTGCGGTGATGGGCGCGCTGTGGAACCAGGGCATGGCCATCGAGGCGATCATTCCGATCTGCCTCGTGATCGGTGCCGTCTGCGGCCTGATCAACGGCCTGCTGGTGACCCGTCTCGGACTGCCGTCCCTCGCCGTCACCATCGGCACCCTCGCCGCCTACCGGGGCATCGCACAGATCGTGCTCGGCTCCGACGCGGTGACCGACTTCCCCACCCAGTACCTGGACTTCGCCGCCGGACGCATCGGCGACACGTTCGTCCCGTACGCCCTCCTGCCCTTCCTGGTGCTGCTCGCGATCGCCGTCGTCGCCCTGCACGCCACTCCGTTCGGCCGGTCGCTGTTCGCGATCGGCGCGAGCGAGGAGGCGGCGCGGTTCGCCGGCATCCGCGTCAAGCGGCAGAAGCTGATCCTGTTCACCCTGACGGGGCTCATGGCCTCCCTCACGGGTGTCTTCTGGGCGTTGCACTACGCCAGTGCCCGCTACGACAACGCCACCGGCCTCGAACTCTCCGTCGTGGCGGCGGTGTTGCTCGGCGGCATCGACTTCGACGGCGGCAAGGGGACGCTCGGCGGCGCGATTGCCGGTGTCTTCCTGCTCGGCGCACTGCAGAACGTGATGAGCCTGCAGGACGTGTCCGCGCAGTCCCAGATCGTCGTCACCGGTGTGCTGCTGGTCCTGTCGGTCCTCGGTCCCCGTGTCGCCCGGCAGATCGCCGTCGCACGTGCCGGACGCCGGTCGGCCGCCGCACCACCGGCGTCCAAGGCGCCCACCCCGACTCCCTGA
- a CDS encoding ABC transporter permease, producing the protein MTVAAPDEVPVAEAPQAGATRLVDRVFKMRELAILVVFLVMIAVTQAGNSAFLSEQGIKDLLLNATILVLVATGQSLVVITRNVDLSVGSTLGISAFAAGVYLQDGGNPVVAVALAVLLGIGFGLLNGLLVSLGQVPALVVTLGTMYIIRGIDSVWVGSRQITAADLPGGFVDFGSGGISAVPYLALIALAVLVATAYYLKHFGSGRELYALGSNPEAARLAGIPVRKRILAAYTFCGALAGLAGALYLARFGNVDSGTGNGYELTVVSAVVVGGVIFTGGSGSVYGAALGALLLTSINSVLPALGVSSVWVLAINGILLILAIAVDRIVALRVASALKKRNARHA; encoded by the coding sequence ATGACGGTCGCCGCTCCCGACGAAGTCCCCGTCGCCGAGGCGCCGCAGGCCGGCGCCACCCGGCTGGTGGACCGCGTCTTCAAGATGCGCGAACTCGCCATCCTCGTCGTCTTCCTGGTGATGATCGCCGTCACCCAGGCCGGCAACAGCGCGTTCCTGTCCGAACAGGGCATCAAGGACCTGCTGCTGAACGCGACCATCCTGGTCCTGGTCGCCACCGGCCAGTCCCTGGTCGTCATCACCCGCAACGTCGACCTGTCCGTCGGCTCCACCCTCGGCATCAGCGCCTTCGCCGCCGGTGTCTACCTCCAGGACGGCGGAAACCCGGTCGTCGCCGTCGCCCTCGCCGTCCTGCTCGGCATCGGCTTCGGACTGCTCAACGGCCTGCTCGTCAGCCTCGGCCAGGTGCCCGCGCTCGTCGTCACCCTCGGCACGATGTACATCATCCGCGGCATCGACTCCGTCTGGGTCGGCTCCCGTCAGATCACCGCCGCCGACCTCCCCGGCGGATTCGTCGACTTCGGTTCCGGCGGCATCTCGGCCGTGCCGTATCTGGCGCTGATCGCGCTCGCGGTGCTCGTGGCGACGGCGTACTACCTCAAGCACTTCGGCAGCGGACGCGAGCTGTACGCGCTCGGATCCAACCCGGAGGCCGCCCGGCTCGCCGGCATCCCCGTACGCAAGAGGATCCTCGCCGCGTACACCTTCTGCGGCGCCCTCGCCGGCCTCGCGGGCGCCCTGTACCTGGCCCGGTTCGGCAACGTCGACTCCGGCACCGGGAACGGCTACGAACTCACCGTCGTCAGCGCGGTCGTGGTCGGCGGCGTGATCTTCACCGGCGGCTCCGGCAGCGTCTACGGCGCGGCTCTCGGCGCGCTGCTGCTGACCTCCATCAACAGCGTGCTGCCCGCCCTCGGAGTCAGCTCCGTGTGGGTGCTCGCCATCAACGGCATCCTGCTCATCCTCGCCATCGCGGTCGACCGGATCGTCGCGCTGCGCGTGGCCTCCGCCCTGAAGAAGAGGAACGCCCGCCATGCCTGA
- a CDS encoding sugar ABC transporter ATP-binding protein — MTHPSDTGPAPVLALKGISKSFGAVRALRDVSLELFPGEVHALAGENGAGKSTLIKTLAGVHRPDAGQVLLDGEPVVFHGPGDARDAGIAVIYQEPTLFPDLSIAENIFMGRQPRKALGRIDHRATHDATTALMRRLGVALDPDRPARGLSIADQQIVEIAKALSFDARVLIMDEPTAALTHSEVARLFGVVRTLREQGAAVLFISHRLEEIFQICQRVTTLRDGAWISSEPLDGMTEDDLVRRMVGRDLAELYPKQAVTPGEVALSVRRLTREGVFTDVSFDVRRGEIVGLAGLVGAGRTEVARAVFGIDRWDAGEVEVDGRRLTNGAPSTAMAAGLALVPEDRRAQGLVMDMSIERNIGLTGLRTTVRAGLMDRGAERSRSLDWAVKLQVKYARIADTVNTLSGGNQQKVVLAKWLATGPKVLIVDEPTRGIDVGTKAEVHRLLSQLAADGVAVLMISSDLPEILGMADRVLVMHEGRLTAEIPRTDATEETVMAAATGRAAA; from the coding sequence ATGACCCACCCGTCCGACACGGGTCCGGCCCCGGTTCTCGCGCTCAAGGGCATCTCCAAGTCCTTCGGCGCGGTCCGTGCGCTGCGGGACGTCTCCCTGGAGCTGTTCCCCGGGGAGGTGCACGCCCTGGCCGGAGAGAACGGAGCCGGCAAGTCGACCCTCATCAAGACGCTCGCCGGAGTGCACCGGCCGGACGCCGGCCAGGTGCTGCTCGACGGCGAGCCCGTCGTCTTCCACGGCCCCGGTGACGCCCGCGACGCCGGCATCGCCGTGATCTACCAGGAGCCCACGCTCTTCCCCGACCTGTCGATCGCCGAGAACATCTTCATGGGCCGGCAGCCCCGGAAGGCGCTCGGCCGGATCGACCACCGCGCCACCCACGACGCCACCACCGCCCTGATGCGGCGGCTCGGCGTCGCACTGGACCCGGACCGGCCCGCCCGCGGACTGTCCATCGCCGACCAGCAGATCGTCGAGATCGCCAAGGCGCTCTCCTTCGACGCCCGCGTCCTGATCATGGACGAGCCCACCGCCGCCCTCACCCACAGCGAGGTCGCCCGCCTCTTCGGCGTCGTGCGCACCCTGCGCGAACAGGGCGCCGCGGTCCTGTTCATCTCCCACCGCCTGGAGGAGATCTTCCAGATCTGCCAGAGGGTCACCACGCTCCGCGACGGCGCCTGGATCTCCAGCGAGCCACTGGACGGCATGACCGAGGACGACCTGGTCCGCCGCATGGTCGGACGTGACCTGGCCGAGCTCTACCCGAAGCAGGCCGTCACACCCGGCGAGGTCGCTCTCAGCGTGCGCCGACTCACCCGCGAGGGCGTCTTCACCGACGTCTCCTTCGACGTGCGGCGCGGCGAGATCGTGGGCCTCGCCGGACTGGTCGGCGCCGGACGCACCGAGGTGGCCCGCGCGGTCTTCGGCATCGACCGCTGGGACGCCGGCGAGGTCGAGGTCGACGGACGCAGGCTCACCAACGGCGCCCCGTCCACGGCCATGGCCGCGGGCCTCGCCCTGGTCCCCGAGGACCGGCGCGCCCAGGGCCTGGTGATGGACATGTCCATCGAGCGCAACATCGGCCTCACCGGCCTCCGTACGACCGTGCGGGCCGGCCTGATGGACCGTGGCGCCGAACGCAGCCGCTCCCTCGACTGGGCCGTCAAGCTCCAGGTCAAGTACGCCCGGATCGCCGACACGGTGAACACCCTGTCCGGCGGCAACCAGCAGAAGGTCGTCCTCGCCAAGTGGCTCGCCACCGGACCGAAGGTACTGATCGTCGACGAGCCCACGCGCGGCATCGACGTCGGCACCAAGGCCGAGGTGCACCGGCTGCTGTCGCAGCTCGCCGCCGACGGCGTCGCCGTCCTGATGATCTCCTCCGACCTGCCCGAGATCCTCGGTATGGCCGACCGCGTGCTGGTGATGCACGAGGGCCGCCTCACCGCCGAGATCCCCCGCACCGACGCCACCGAGGAAACCGTGATGGCCGCAGCCACGGGGAGGGCCGCCGCATGA